The Pseudomonas orientalis genome contains a region encoding:
- a CDS encoding RidA family protein: protein MPTHTRIRMFNTKQTYPNQSLDNDLCQAVRAGNTVYVRGQVGTDFDGHLVGLGDPRAQAEQAMKNVKQLLEEAGSDLSHIVKTTTYLIDPRYREPVYQEVGKWLKGVFPISTGLVVSALGQPQWLMEIDVIAVIPE, encoded by the coding sequence ATGCCTACTCACACCCGTATTCGCATGTTCAACACCAAGCAAACCTACCCCAACCAGAGCCTGGACAACGACCTGTGCCAGGCCGTGCGCGCTGGCAATACCGTGTATGTGCGCGGTCAGGTGGGCACAGATTTCGATGGCCACCTGGTGGGCCTTGGTGATCCACGCGCCCAGGCCGAACAGGCGATGAAAAACGTCAAGCAGTTGCTGGAAGAAGCCGGCAGCGACCTCAGTCATATCGTCAAGACCACTACCTACCTGATCGACCCGCGCTACCGCGAACCGGTGTATCAGGAAGTCGGCAAATGGCTCAAGGGCGTGTTCCCGATCTCCACCGGGCTGGTGGTTTCGGCCCTGGGCCAGCCGCAGTGGCTGATGGAAATTGATGTGATCGCGGTTATCCCGGAATAA